A stretch of Candidatus Effluviviaceae Genus V sp. DNA encodes these proteins:
- the asnS gene encoding asparagine--tRNA ligase, translated as MHQRHTIESIAEHVGQEITLEGWLAARRSSGKIQFLQVRDGTGFIQCVVSVSDVGEDVFERVSGLTQESSVRVTGVVRADERAPTGFELSATGVEVVSLADEYPITPKEHGTSFLMDHRHLWIRSSRQFAALRVRATVMREARRYFDERGYLLLDTPILTPSACEGTTTLFETEYFGEKAYLTQSGQLYNEATAMAFGRVYCCGPSLRAEKAKTRRHLIEFWQIEPEMAYADLDDVMEVAEELVTWVVAAVLRERRYELSILDRDAAPLERIEPPFPRLTYDQAVERLREKASDFNWGDDFGAEEETLLSELFDRPVLVHRYPRSVKPFYMENDPDDDRLSLSVDMLAPEGYGEIVGGGQRLTDPVELKRRMDEEGMSEEDYGWYLDLRKYGSVPHGGFGMGIERVVTWICGLPHLRETIPFPRMLSRLRP; from the coding sequence ATGCACCAGCGTCACACCATCGAGAGCATCGCCGAGCATGTCGGTCAGGAGATCACGCTCGAGGGCTGGCTCGCCGCCAGACGATCGAGCGGGAAGATCCAGTTCCTCCAGGTGCGTGACGGCACGGGTTTCATCCAGTGCGTCGTCAGCGTGTCGGACGTCGGCGAGGACGTCTTCGAGCGGGTCTCCGGTCTGACGCAGGAGTCGTCGGTCCGCGTCACCGGCGTCGTCCGCGCCGACGAGCGCGCCCCGACGGGCTTCGAGCTCTCCGCGACCGGCGTGGAGGTCGTCTCGCTCGCCGACGAGTATCCCATCACGCCGAAGGAGCACGGTACCTCCTTCCTGATGGACCATCGGCACCTCTGGATTCGTTCCAGCAGACAGTTCGCCGCCCTGAGGGTTCGGGCGACGGTCATGCGCGAGGCACGCCGCTACTTCGACGAGCGCGGGTACCTGCTGCTCGACACGCCGATCCTGACGCCGTCGGCCTGCGAGGGGACGACGACGCTCTTCGAGACGGAGTACTTCGGGGAGAAGGCCTACCTGACACAGAGCGGACAGCTCTACAACGAGGCGACCGCCATGGCCTTCGGGCGGGTCTACTGCTGCGGCCCTTCGCTCCGCGCGGAGAAGGCCAAAACCCGGCGTCATCTCATCGAGTTCTGGCAGATCGAGCCTGAGATGGCTTACGCGGACCTCGACGACGTCATGGAGGTAGCGGAGGAGCTCGTCACCTGGGTCGTCGCCGCGGTCCTCAGGGAGCGCAGGTACGAACTGTCCATCCTCGATCGGGACGCAGCGCCCCTCGAGAGGATCGAGCCGCCGTTTCCCCGACTGACATACGACCAGGCGGTCGAGCGTCTCAGGGAGAAAGCGAGCGACTTCAACTGGGGCGACGACTTCGGTGCGGAGGAGGAAACTCTGCTCTCGGAGCTCTTCGACAGGCCGGTGCTCGTGCACCGGTACCCCAGGTCGGTCAAGCCGTTCTACATGGAGAACGATCCGGACGACGACCGGCTCTCGCTCTCGGTCGACATGCTGGCGCCGGAGGGTTACGGCGAGATCGTCGGTGGAGGGCAGCGTCTGACCGATCCGGTCGAGCTCAAGCGACGGATGGACGAGGAGGGCATGTCCGAAGAGGACTATGGGTGGTACCTCGACCTGAGGAAGTACGGCTCGGTGCCCCACGGGGGCTTCGGAATGGGCATTGAGCGGGTCGTCACGTGGATCTGCGGACTCCCGCACCTCAGGGAGACGATCCCGTTCCCCAGGATGCTCTCGCGCCTGAGACCCTGA